In Metarhizium brunneum chromosome 3, complete sequence, a genomic segment contains:
- the ksp1 gene encoding Serine/threonine-protein kinase ksp1 encodes MECLRDRFVGGVLLDGRYETISPLNHGSFGMVFMARDSMTSQTVAIKCLTKKAAPCEAGLEFAVDDKSEELALHSNLGSHENIVNLLHSFETDAHVYLVMEFCSQGDLYEAIRNGHGPLQTEHVRQFMLQLVDAVTYIHSKGVYHRDIKPENIFLTQDGAVKLGDFGLATKDKWSYEMTVGSDRYMAPEQFDSAGAGYSPAEADIWAIGICLLNILFSRNPFTTPTEADPLFLDFSRDKQSLFDVFPAMSQDTYEVIVHCMNLDPRRRSLEGARDALLRVVSFTTEDESLDDFCGAEKTTVASANREPLRTPSIQSPHVDSHTGAFPWARALHDSPHRQTRQLSAIPDNESYTEDLFSKSGETIDWCSASIQTPSMSSMLGSQLDVSMRSLAINKPSRPNVSPAAGSMPITMAKPLALSMSTVFGRRKDAVSKSWSDMWDEDEEEHEEQMKDLQELNSRTWSHESRTEVKKVDNQDSPPASHVTIKGNVDDDLVADGFFFQDSPAVKLVSTTPRYSPPSKRFNYDKWAALGERRRGQVCSMEMEKSPGLKPRRQFGFGYKSYEAGVWDHSTYNNNNNNTTMSKNWGRDRTKECPWNKGRDWNWRRDHKRNDLGDVEWVGGW; translated from the coding sequence ATGGAGTGTCTTAGGGACAGGTTCGTCGGTGGTGTTCTTCTCGATGGTCGCTATGAGACAATTTCACCGCTCAATCACGGGTCATTTGGCATGGTCTTCATGGCCCGGGATTCGATGACGAGCCAAACTGTGGCCATCAAATGCTTGACCAAAAAGGCTGCCCCATGCGAAGCTGGTCTAGAGTTTGCTGTTGATGACAAGTCTGAAGAACTGGCTCTCCACAGCAATCTCGGATCTCATGAAAACATTGTCAATTTGCTCCACTCCTTTGAGACGGACGCCCACGTTTACCTTGTCATGGAGTTTTGTTCTCAGGGCGACTTGTACGAAGCGATCAGGAACGGGCATGGGCCTCTACAGACGGAGCATGTTCGACAGTTCATGTTGCAGCTTGTTGATGCCGTCACGTACATTCACTCAAAGGGTGTATATCACCGCGACATCAAACCTGAAAACATCTTTCTCACCCAGGATGGTGCAGTGAAGCTCGGTGACTTCGGTCTTGCAACTAAAGATAAATGGTCGTACGAGATGACTGTTGGTAGCGATCGCTACATGGCCCCGGAGCAATTCGACTCTGCCGGCGCAGGATACTCCCCTGCAGAGGCAGACATATGGGCCATTGGCATTTGTTTGCTTAACATTCTGTTCTCACGCAACCCCTTCACTACACCAACCGAAGCGGATCCACTCTTCTTGGACTTTTCTCGCGACAAACAGAGCCTTTTCGACGTATTTCCGGCTATGTCACAGGACACGTACGAGGTCATTGTCCATTGCATGAATTTGGACCCCAGAAGACGATCGTTGGAAGGCGCCCGTGACGCTCTTCTCCGCGTAGTGAGCTTCACTACTGAGGATGAGTCATTGGACGACTTCTGCGGAGCAGAGAAGACAACGGTTGCGTCTGCCAACCGTGAGCCTCTTCGTACTCCATCTATCCAGAGTCCTCATGTTGATAGCCACACTGGTGCTTTCCCGTGGGCGAGGGCTCTTCACGATAGCCCGCACCGTCAGACTCGACAGCTGAGTGCCATCCCTGACAATGAGAGTTACACTGAAGACTTGTTTTCCAAGTCTGGTGAGACTATTGATTGGTGCTCGGCTAGCATCCAGACTCCGTCTATGTCGTCTATGCTAGGTTCTCAGTTGGATGTGTCAATGAGATCACTTGCCATCAACAAGCCTTCTCGCCCCAACGTGTCCCCAGCTGCTGGGTCGATGCCAATTACAATGGCGAAGCCCCTTGCCTTATCCATGTCGACCGTGTTTGGCCGTCGAAAAGATGCTGTTTCCAAAAGCTGGAGTGACATGtgggatgaggacgaggaagaacaCGAAGAACAAATGAAAGATCTTCAGGAGTTGAACTCTAGGACATGGAGCCATGAGAGTAGGACCGAGGTGAAGAAGGTTGACAACCAGGACTCTCCTCCCGCCTCGCACGTTACCATTAAAGGGAATGTGGATGATGACCTGGTTGCGGATGGGTTCTTTTTCCAGGACTCTCCTGCAGTCAAACTGGTGTCAACCACGCCACGATACTCTCCTCCATCTAAACGATTCAACTATGATAAATGGGCTGCATTGGGTGAGCGTCGGAGGGGTCAAGTCTGCAGTATGGAAATGGAAAAGTCGCCTGGCTTGAAGCCGCGACGTCAATTTGGTTTTGGATATAAATCTTATGAAGCCGGCGTTTGGGATCATTCAACATATAACaacaataacaacaacaccactaTGAGTAAGAATTGGGGCAGAGATCGAACTAAAGAATGCCCTTGGAATAAGGGAAGAGATTGGAACTGGCGCCGAGATCATAAGCGCAATGATCTCGGGGACGTTGAGTGGGTTGGTGGTTGGTAG
- the AVT1 gene encoding Vacuolar amino acid transporter 1, with product MVPTLRNPTSWDEYEGRASPSGSLWSSVIDEEASLLDSDGDCTQPPVAHHDRRRSSVTTRLAAMADIGGVNSFRSFARSWQRAASFAEVIPRRPSFILPAEAETVPVSSGDEIQYSRSHVDSQPPPQAGLLRQHLEASMPQDSASVQTIPDSGIGVGPAGGIPQEDFRERERKALDTEMASGALHDGSPSIRSNIFAVPPHLATPSLIGSYGSQYGTMGARRYRSRSSASYESAWGVRGDRGGDYGDDVTLGEEQPILVKEIKQGDRVVLTVDGQSTLPQSIFNSINAIIGVGLLSLPLAFKMSGWILGLFILTLTAAVTSHTGKLIGKCMEYDPSIITYSDLAYVAFGARARVIVSALFTLELLAACVALVILFADSLDLLMPTVANTTVWKCVCAALILVLNMLPLRWLSYTSVVGIFSTFCIVCIVIVDGLVKQHTPGSLWEPARTYLLPSNWLSLPLAYGLMASPWGAHSVFPSIYRDMRHPHKWSKGVNVTFSFSYVLDTCLAIVGVLMFGDGIKEAITSNILKTLGYPEFLTILMCIFITIIPLTKIPLNARPLITTADVVCGLHRDHHNPHHHRSGSDAQLSTLANILRAGVRVLVVLILLAISVLFPAFDSVCAFLGAALCTLISVILPICFYLKLYSKDIAKWERIVSWILLIIFSIFGLVGTIWTFLPKQLVGT from the exons ATGGTCCCAACGCTGAGAAATCCCACCTCGTGGGACGAATACGAGGGACGGGCTTCCCCCTCGGGAAGCCTATGGTCAAGCGTTATAGACGAAGAAGCTTCATTGCTCGACAGCGATGGAGACTGCACTCAGCCGCCAGTTGCCCACCACGACCGCAGGAG GTCCTCTGTGACAACCCGGCTCGCGGCAATGGCAGACATAGGGGGAGTGAATAGCTTCAGATCCTTCGCCAGGAGTTGGCAGCGTGCCGCGTCTTTCGCGGAAGTTAtccctcgccgcccaagtTTTATTCTTCCCGCCGAAGCAGAAACCGTTCCGGTATCAAGTGGCGATGAAATCCAATACAGCCGCAGCCACGTTGACAGCCAACCTCCACCACAGGCGGGATTGCTTAGACAACACCTGGAAGCATCAATGCCCCAGGATTCCGCTTCTGTCCAGACTATTCCCGACTCTGGCATTGGCGTGGGACCTGCTGGAGGTATCCCACAAGAAGACTTCCGGGAACGAGAACGCAAAGCATTGGATACTGAGATGGCATCGGGTGCTCTCCATGATGGGTCGCCGTCGATACGATCCAACATCTTCGCCGTACCCCCACACCTGGCGACGCCGTCGCTCATTGGAAGCTATGGCTCACAATATGGCACCATGGGTGCCCGCAGATACAGATCGCGGTCCTCCGCAAGCTATGAGAGCGCTTGGGGAGTGCGCGGTGATCGTGGAGGCGACTATGGTGATGACGTTACCCTCGGCGAGGAACAGCCTATACTAGTCAAGGAGATAAAGCAAGGTGACAGAGTGGTTTTGACCGTCGATGGCCAGAGCACCCTCCCGCAATCGATCTTTAACTCCATCAATGCAATCATCGGGGTCGGCTTACTGAGCTTGCCGTTGGCATTCAAGATGAGTGGGTGGATACTTGGATTGTTCATTTTGACACTTACTGCTGCCGTTACCTCCCATACGGGAAAGTTGATTGGCAAATGCATGGAGTACGACCCCAGCATAATAACGTACTCAGATTTGGCCTATGTTGCCTTTGGAGCCCGGGCTCGAGTCATTGTATCAGCACTGTTTACTCTGGAGCTTCTTGCAGCCTGTGTGGCCCTAGTCATACTTTTTGCTGACTCTCTAGATCTTTTGATGCCCACTGTGGCCAACACAACCGTTTGGAAGTGCGTTTGTGCTGCTCTCATTCTGGTTTTAAATATGCTCCCTTTGCGATGGCTCAGTTACACCAGTGTTGTTGGCATTTTTTCTACATTTTGCA TTGTTTGCATTGTAATAGTTGACGGCCTAGTCAAGCAACATACTCCGGGATCCTTATGGGAGCCAGCAAGAACTTATCTCCTACCCTCCAACTGGCTTTCCCTTCCTCTCGCGTACGGGCTCATGGCTAGCCCATGGGGTGCCCATTCCGTCTTCCCCTCT ATCTACCGAGATATGAGGCATCCTCATAAATGGAGCAAGGGCGTCAACGTCACTTTTTCGTTCTCT TACGTCCTCGACACTTgcctggccattgttggtGTTCTCATGTTTGGCGATGGCATAAAGGAAGCAATCACATCAAATATCCTCAAAACACTTGGCTATCCCGAATTTTTAACCATACTGATGTGTATTTTCATAACAATAATACCCCTTACGAAAATTCCATTAAATGCGAGACCTCTAATCACAACGGCTGATGTGGTTTGTGGTCTTCACAGAGACCATCACAATCCTCACCATCATCGTTCGGGATCGGACGCTCAGTTATCGACACTCGCAAATATACTGAGAGCGGGCGTCCGGGTCCTAGTTGTTCTGATCCTCTTGGCTATTTCTGTCCTATTTCCAGCGTTTGACTCTGTCTGTGCTTTCCTCGGCGCTGCACTCTGCACGCTTATCTCAGTCATCTTGCCGATTTGCTTTTACTTAAAACTGTATTCAAAGGACATTGCCAAGTGGGAACGTATTGTATCTTGGATCTTACTGATTATCTTCTCCATTTTTGGATTAGTTGGCACAATTTGGACATTCTTGCCTAAACAGCTCGTGGGCACCTAG
- the RRP8 gene encoding 25S rRNA adenine-N(1) methyltransferase encodes MSRKASRNFINKHHQLEKRQRQAIAQGDKEAEAAISAEISDMGGLNRYQQASLQGQSNERGGDTSKILLEMLPVDLIKKANRRPRMLEVGSLSTRNACSNSRLFDMVHIDLNSQEPGILKQDFMTRPLPEESAEEFDIISLSLVLNFVPEAEGRGQMLFRTLLFLRQPADTVQKPNDDPFPSLFLVLPRSCVDNSRYFSDEKLGSLMGALGYTMRRSKKTQKLVYSLWARDHMTAGEIRFTKQEVNPGRKRNNFAITLKSLPLGSCIK; translated from the coding sequence ATGTCGCGCAAGGCAAGTCGAAATTTCATCAACAAACATCATCAGCTGGAGAAACGGCAGCGCCAGGCGATAGCGCAAGGAGACAAGGAAGCGGAAGCTGCTATATCTGCGGAAATATCCGACATGGGAGGCCTGAATCGATACCAACAAGCCAGTTTGCAAGGCCAGAGCAATGAACGCGGCGGTGACACATCGAAAATTTTACTTGAAATGCTTCCAGTTGATCTGATTAAAAAGGCGAACAGACGGCCGCGGATGCTGGAAGTCGGATCACTGAGTACCCGGAATGCTTGTTCCAATAGCCGTCTCTTCGACATGGTTCATATAGATCTGAATAGCCAGGAGCCGGGAATCCTCAAGCAGGACTTTATGACGCGACCACTGCCAGAGGAGTCGGCTGAAGAATTCGACATAATATCGCTGAGTTTAGTGCTTAATTTTGTCCCCGAAGCGGAAGGGCGTGGACAAATGCTTTTTCGAACGTTGTTGTTCTTACGACAGCCCGCTGATACAGTGCAGAAACCGAACGACGACCCCTTTCCATCATTATTTCTTGTCCTTCCACGGAGCTGTGTTGATAACTCTCGCTATTTCTCAGATGAAAAGCTTGGTTCGCTGATGGGGGCTTTGGGGTACACCATGAGACGTTCCAAAAAGACTCAAAAGCTGGTCTATAGCTTATGGGCCAGGGACCATATGACGGCCGGCGAAATTCGCTTCACCAAGCAAGAAGTGAATCCTGGACGAAAAAGGAACAATTTTGCCATCACTTTGAAGAGCCTACCTCTCGGTTCCTGTATTAAGTAA
- the UTR4 gene encoding Enolase-phosphatase E1 has translation MLARSFAGFSVIVLDIEGTVCPITFVHEVLFPYALRALPQYLDLHWHDSAFAQYRDAFPEEYRNDRLALESHVRDLVAADIKAPYLKALQGLLWQAGYDSGELKAPVFPDVALFISEAHSAGKKVMIYSSGSVPAQKLFFAHTTAQPSDLSQFITGWFDTVNAGPKTEASSYAAILSTHPDIEPSRWLFLSDNLNEVNAALAAGMCSLPVSRPGNAPLPPENSLSGMAIPDFSPESETKIQKSLATLTTGRD, from the exons ATGCTCGCTAGAAGCTTTGCCGGTTTCAGCGTTATCGTGCTGGACATAG AGGGAACTGTCTGTCCCATAACATTTGTTCATGAAGTCCTG TTTCCCTATGCACTAAGAGCACTTCCACAATATCTTGACCTTCACTGGCATGATAGTGCGTTCGCTCAATACCGAGATGCATTTCCTGAAGAATACCGCAATGACCGTTTGGCCTTGGAAAGTCATGTCCGGGACCTAGTGGCGGCAGATATCAAAGCTCCCTATTTAAAAGCTCTTCAGGGCCTCTTGTGGCAGGCAGGGTATGATTCAGGAGAACTCAAGGCCCCTGTCTTCCCTGACGTGGCTCTCTTTATATCTGAGGCTCATAGTGCTGGTAAGAAGGTAATGATCTACTCCTCAGGATCCGTTCCAGCGCAGAAGCTGTTCTTTGCACACACGACTGCTCAGCCGTCAGACCTGTCTCAGTTCATAACCGGCTGGTTTGACACCGTCAATGCTGGTCCCAAGACAGAGGCGAGTAGTTATGCAGCGATTCTATCTACTCATCCGGATATCGAGCCTTCACGTTGGCTGTTCCTGAGCGATAATCTCAATGAAGTCAATGCTGCACTCGCGGCAGGCATGTGTAGTCTTCCGGTATCTCGTCCAGGAAATGCACCACTGCCTCCCGAAAATAGTCTGTCAGGCATGGCGATACCCGATTTTTCGCCGGAGTCAGAAACTAAGATTCAAAAATCTTTAGCCACCTTGACAACCGGCAGAGATTGA
- the Rpl23a gene encoding 60S ribosomal protein uL23 has product MASEGKKAAPKGSKRANAAAKAALVGTHAHKQRKVRTSTSFHQPKTLVLSRAPKYPRKSIPHQPRLDEHKIVIHPLNTESAMKKMEENNTLVFIVDVKANKAQIKLALKKLYDIDTVKINTLIRPDGSKKAYVRLTPDVDALDIAANKLSLV; this is encoded by the exons ATGGCTTCGGAAGGAAAGAAAG CCGCCCCAAAGGGCTCCAAGCGTGCgaacgccgccgccaaggccgctTTGGTTGGC ACTCACGCTCATAAGCAGCGCAAGGTCCGAACCAGCACGTCGTTCCACCAGCCCAAGACTCTGGTTCTTTCACGAGCCCCAAAGTACCCTCGCAAGTCGATCCCTCACCAGCCGCGACTTGATGAGCACAAGATTGTCATTCACCCTCTCAACACGGAAAGCGCtatgaagaagatggaggagaatAATACACTCGTCTTCATCGTTGATGTTAAGGCCAACAAGGCTCAGATCAAGCTTGCCCTCAAGAAGCTGTATGATATTGACACCGTCAAGATCAATACCCTGATCCG ACCGGATGGCTCCAAGAAGGCCTATGTCCGCCTGACTCCCGATGTTGATGCCTTGGATATTGCCGCCAACAAACTTTCCCTGGTGTAA
- the rco-1_0 gene encoding Transcriptional repressor rco-1, whose amino-acid sequence MSMYSHRGMGAVPPGNSARLNELLDQIRAEFETQLRQTEGFEHQISAQVSEMQLVREKVYAMEQTHMTLKQKYEEEISMLRHQLENARKGGPQPGMPGPPQHPGPSQQPPSIAPGNGLFSGIMAGGNQAGLAPPQQQPHAPPQEQQMGPQHQMGQGPPGLPVPPPHPNAQQPPYQQGYPQGPVSNGMGPQPPQSTASPGPGRRGVGRPPNAVGPATPQINTPVPYPGNAQSPQVSHPTPDHARMGGPRAPPVGNALGDLEVDAVAPHNKKTGSDWYAIFNPAVQRVLDVDLVHSLTHESVVCCVRFSHDGKYVATGCNRSAQIFDVQTGEKVCVLEDHNAQDMTADLYIRSVCFSPDGRYLATGAEDKLIRVWDIQSRTIRNHFSGHEQDIYSLDFARDGRTIASGSGDRTVRLWDIEQGTNTLTLTIEDGVTTVAISPDTQYVAAGSLDKSVRVWDIHSGFLVERLEGPDGHKDSVYSVAFSPNGKDLVSGSLDRTIKMWELSSARGGQSAAPKGGKCVKTFEGHRDFVLSVALTPDANWVLSGSKDRGVQFWDPRTGTTQLMLQGHKNSVISVAPSPQGAYFATGSGDMKARIWSYRPF is encoded by the exons ATGTCTATGTACTCTCATCGGGGTATGGGGGCTGTTCCCCCTGGCAACTCGGCGCGCCTCAACGAACTCCTCGACCAAATCAGGGCCGAATTTGAAACCCAGCTTCGCCAGACCGAAGGTTTTGAGCACCAGA TTTCCGCCCAAGTCAGCGAGATGCAGCTGGTCAGGGAAAAGGTGTATGCAATGGAGCAGACACATATGACCCTCAAGCAAAA ATATGAGGAAGAAATCAGCATGCTTCGTCATCAACTTGAAAACGCGCGCAAGGGTGGCCCTCAGCCTGGCATGCCCGGTCCTCCTCAGCATCCCGGCCCTTCTCAGCAACCCCCGTCAATTGCTCCCGGAAACGGCCTTTTCAGTGGCATAATGGCTGGCGGGAACCAAGCTGGACTGGCACCTCCACAGCAGCAACCGCATGCTCCTCCGCAAGAGCAGCAGATGGGACCTCAGCATCAAATGGGCCAAGGACCTCCTGGACTTCCTGTTCCTCCGCCGCATCCTAATGCGCAACAGCCACCCTACCAGCAAGGCTATCCTCAGGGACCCGTCTCCAACGGAATGGGCCCTCAACCGCCTCAGAGCACCGCTTCACCAGGGCCAGGACGACGCGGAGTTGGCCGGCCACCTAATGCCGTTGGGCCTGCCACCCCCCAAATCAATACTCCTGTCCCGTATCCAGGCAATGCACAATCACCTCAGGTTAGCCATCCAACGCCCGATCACGCTCGCATGGGCGGTCCTCGAGCTCCTCCTGTTGGCAATGCATTGGGTGACCTCGAAGTCGACGCTGTCGCGCCACACAACAAAAAGACGGGCAGTGATTGGtatgccatcttcaacccGGCTGTCCAGCGAGTCTTGGACGTGGACCTTGTCCACTCGCTCACCCATGAGAGTGTGGTGTGCTGTGTAAGGTTCAGCCATGATGGTAAATATGTGGCCACCGGCTGCAACAGATCTGCTCAGATCTTTGACGTCCAAACTGGTGAGAAGGTGTGCGTGCTGGAGGATCACAATGCTCAAGATATGACCGCCGATCTGTATATCAGAAGTGTGTGCTTCAGCCCTGACGGCCGCTACCTGGCCACCGGCGCTGAAGATAAGCTGATTCGA GTTTGGGACATTCAATCTCGAACTATTCGCAACCATTTCTCTGGTCATGAGCAAGATATTTATTCACTCGATTTTGCACGCGACGGCCGGACGATTGCATCTGGCAGCGGCGACCGAACAGTCAGGCTGTGGGATATCGAGCAAGGTACCAATACATTGACCTTGACCATTGAAGATGGGGTCACGACCGTCGCCATCTCCCCAGACACGCAGTATGTTGCTGCTGGATCCCTGGATAAGAGTGTTCGTGTTTGGGACATTCACTCCGGGTTCTTGGTTGAGCGTTTGGAAGGCCCTGACGGGCATAAGGACTCTGTCTACTCGGTGGCGTTTTCACCGAATGGAAAAGATCTTGTCAGTGGCAGTTTGGACCGAACGATCAAGATGTGGGAGCTTAGTTCCGCACGTGGGGGGCAAAGTGCCGCCCCCAAAGGTGGAAAGTGTGTTAAGACATTTGAGGGCCATCGCGACTTTGTTCTATCGGTTGCTTTGACACCTGATGCCAACTGGGTGTTGTCAGGATCGAAGGATCGAGGTGTCCAGTTTTGGGACCCTCGCACTGGTACCACACAGCTGATGTTGCAGGGGCATAAAAACTCTGTGATTTCAGTAGCTCCAAGCCCCCAGGGTGCCTACTTTGCTACAGGATCCGGCGATATGAAGGCGCGAATCTGGTCATATCGTCCATTTTAA